A genomic window from Polaribacter gangjinensis includes:
- a CDS encoding UDP-GlcNAc--UDP-phosphate GlcNAc-1-phosphate transferase, translating to MKLFQYEHTLIFILLFFLGSIYLKLAKKYQIIDKPNERSSHTNFTIRGGGIVFVFALGLFFLGNNFQYPYFIAGTIALAIISFLDDIYTLSSKIRFPFQLLAVALLLHEVALPFSPIAPYLSFLLLGIGVVNMFNFMDGINGITGMYSFASLVGFYAINAQENIVNNEIIFYTFIAIGVFGFYNFRKKALFFAGDIGSISIGMLIYFVGVYLAVRLQAPLMFLAIFVYGADAGCTLLYRKFFTNESIFAPHRHHIYQKLVHVKKIPHLTVSVIYAGIQLVLNIVLFFTYQLPMTTQLLVLVGFIIVFITGYIVLFKKLEREL from the coding sequence ATGAAATTGTTTCAATATGAGCACACTCTTATTTTTATACTTTTGTTTTTTTTAGGAAGTATTTATTTAAAACTCGCTAAAAAGTATCAAATTATTGACAAACCCAACGAACGTAGTTCTCATACCAACTTTACCATACGTGGAGGGGGTATCGTCTTTGTGTTCGCCTTAGGCTTATTCTTTTTGGGCAACAATTTTCAATATCCTTATTTCATTGCGGGCACCATTGCCCTGGCAATCATCAGTTTTTTAGACGACATCTATACCCTCAGTTCCAAAATCCGGTTTCCTTTTCAATTATTGGCAGTCGCATTGCTGTTGCATGAAGTAGCACTACCTTTTTCGCCTATTGCACCCTACCTATCATTCCTATTGTTAGGCATTGGTGTTGTCAATATGTTCAATTTTATGGATGGCATCAATGGTATAACGGGGATGTATAGTTTTGCCTCTTTAGTGGGGTTTTATGCCATCAATGCACAAGAAAACATCGTTAACAACGAAATCATATTCTATACTTTCATCGCGATTGGTGTCTTTGGCTTTTACAACTTCCGAAAAAAAGCCCTCTTTTTTGCAGGGGATATTGGCAGCATCAGCATTGGGATGTTGATTTATTTTGTAGGGGTTTATTTGGCTGTCCGTTTACAAGCACCCCTCATGTTTCTTGCCATATTTGTATATGGGGCAGATGCAGGGTGTACACTATTGTATCGTAAATTTTTTACCAACGAAAGTATTTTTGCACCCCACAGACATCATATCTATCAAAAACTGGTACATGTCAAAAAAATACCCCATCTAACAGTTTCTGTTATCTATGCAGGCATTCAATTGGTATTGAATATAGTGTTGTTTTTTACCTATCAATTGCCAATGACAACTCAACTATTGGTATTAGTGGGCTTTATAATAGTATTTATTACTGGATATATAGTATTGTTTAAAAAGTTGGAGAGGGAACTTTAG
- a CDS encoding glycosyltransferase — MDLSTTGVGGGPYTSTTRTIQSNLVDKYEFRTINYKTEMGTGISITRIRDLITQIKRINPDIVHYTGLQLSGFHMAVACKIAGVKNTVVTVRGFSGDAINFNFFKKVLLKYLLEPITLVLSKKVIGVSEYVVSRNVIKLLAKNKSIQIYNFPPNSTEVFIKNDVRNELEISENDILIVSVARITTDKGYNVLDEAILHFKEHSNLKFLIVGDGDYIETMKKKLHTQTKQKSVIFLGFRKDINKILSACDIFVLPTLHETLSVALLEASQAGLALIASNTGGVPEIVEDNYNGILVAPGSVDELISAIEKLYSDETLRKYFGENAKYKVGKKFSSMEIEQKLDLVYTSLLKK; from the coding sequence ATGGATTTGTCAACAACAGGTGTTGGTGGGGGGCCATATACTAGTACTACAAGAACAATTCAATCAAATCTTGTAGATAAATATGAATTTAGAACTATTAATTATAAAACGGAAATGGGTACTGGTATTAGTATCACACGGATTAGAGATTTAATTACTCAAATTAAAAGAATTAACCCAGATATTGTTCATTATACAGGATTGCAATTATCAGGATTTCATATGGCAGTAGCTTGTAAAATTGCTGGTGTAAAAAATACTGTAGTTACAGTTAGAGGTTTTTCAGGAGATGCAATAAATTTTAATTTTTTTAAAAAAGTTTTGTTGAAATACTTATTAGAGCCAATAACGTTAGTTTTGTCAAAAAAAGTTATTGGAGTAAGTGAATATGTTGTCTCAAGAAATGTTATTAAGTTACTAGCAAAGAATAAAAGTATACAAATTTATAATTTTCCACCAAATTCAACTGAAGTTTTTATTAAAAATGATGTAAGAAATGAACTAGAGATTAGTGAAAATGATATTCTAATAGTTTCAGTTGCAAGAATAACTACAGATAAAGGCTATAATGTATTAGATGAAGCCATTTTGCATTTTAAAGAACATAGTAATTTAAAATTTTTAATAGTTGGTGATGGAGATTATATCGAAACTATGAAGAAAAAACTACATACCCAAACTAAGCAAAAAAGTGTTATTTTTTTAGGTTTTAGAAAAGATATTAATAAAATTTTAAGTGCTTGTGATATTTTTGTATTGCCTACATTACATGAAACTTTATCAGTTGCTTTACTAGAGGCTTCACAAGCTGGTTTAGCTCTCATTGCATCTAATACAGGTGGTGTCCCAGAAATAGTTGAAGATAATTATAATGGTATTTTAGTTGCACCAGGTTCGGTTGATGAATTAATTAGTGCAATTGAAAAGCTTTATTCGGACGAAACATTAAGGAAATATTTTGGTGAAAATGCAAAATATAAGGTAGGTAAAAAATTTTCGTCAATGGAAATTGAGCAAAAGTTAGATTTGGTTTACACAAGTTTGTTAAAAAAATAA
- a CDS encoding nucleotidyltransferase domain-containing protein, giving the protein MTYKETLFFVGKCLTISHEVENRNAIEKILKTETVDWDAVVKVSTAHYVFPALYVNLQRAHFLPYVPEDLVEYMQHITNLNRERNEQIITQAKELNTLLLANGITPIFLKGTGNLLEGLYADLGERMVGDIDFIVEKEDYPKAIALLTDFGYEPVTKYKYYFPSFKHYPRIQKEGCIAAVEIHKELLIEKYAMEFNYEFIKNNTQQFGNITVMSYAHQLCLSIIAKQINDNGRFYNDIALRNAYDVFLLSKKTAVSEAFKGLQKLNEPLLNYIALCFEVFDKPDSLQYQKTATTKQYVADFYQLLENETLRVAFHKKIQRKLFIQMRLQIIYKSIFDAAHRSWLLKRISDGNWYREKYQQLKLIPLLKFRDLSNKSRSLGRN; this is encoded by the coding sequence ATGACATACAAAGAAACCCTGTTTTTTGTTGGTAAATGCTTAACGATTTCGCATGAAGTGGAAAATCGGAATGCCATTGAAAAAATACTGAAAACTGAGACTGTTGACTGGGACGCTGTGGTAAAAGTAAGCACCGCGCATTATGTATTCCCAGCCTTGTATGTGAATTTGCAACGTGCCCATTTTTTACCCTATGTACCCGAAGATTTAGTGGAGTATATGCAACACATCACCAACTTAAATCGGGAACGTAATGAACAAATCATTACACAAGCTAAAGAGCTCAATACGCTGTTGTTGGCAAATGGGATTACCCCCATCTTTTTAAAAGGGACGGGGAATTTGTTGGAGGGATTGTATGCTGATTTGGGGGAGCGTATGGTGGGGGATATTGATTTTATTGTTGAGAAAGAAGACTATCCAAAAGCGATTGCCCTATTGACCGATTTTGGTTATGAACCTGTAACAAAATATAAATATTATTTTCCTTCTTTCAAACATTATCCGCGAATCCAAAAAGAAGGATGCATTGCTGCCGTTGAAATACATAAAGAATTGTTGATTGAAAAATATGCCATGGAATTCAACTATGAGTTCATTAAAAATAATACCCAACAATTTGGTAATATCACAGTAATGAGTTACGCCCACCAATTGTGTTTGAGTATCATTGCCAAACAAATCAATGACAATGGAAGGTTTTATAATGACATCGCATTGCGCAATGCCTATGATGTTTTTTTATTATCAAAAAAAACAGCAGTTTCCGAAGCGTTTAAGGGACTCCAAAAGTTGAATGAACCGCTGCTGAATTATATAGCTTTGTGTTTTGAGGTTTTTGATAAGCCTGACTCTTTACAATACCAAAAAACAGCAACAACTAAGCAATATGTTGCTGATTTTTATCAATTACTGGAAAATGAAACTTTGAGAGTTGCATTTCATAAAAAGATACAGAGAAAACTTTTCATACAAATGCGTTTACAAATTATCTACAAATCTATTTTTGATGCAGCGCATCGTTCGTGGTTGTTGAAAAGGATTAGTGATGGTAATTGGTATCGGGAGAAGTATCAACAGTTGAAGCTTATCCCTCTCCTGAAGTTTCGAGACCTTTCCAATAAATCCCGAAGTCTCGGGAGGAACTAG
- the wecB gene encoding non-hydrolyzing UDP-N-acetylglucosamine 2-epimerase, with protein sequence MKAQLKVMTVVGTRPEIIRLSRVMAALDHSAAIEHIIVHTGQNYDYELNQIFFDDLGIRKPDFFLDAAGKTATETVGQILIKIDPLLESQQPDAFLVLGDTNSCLCAIPAKKRHIPIFHMEAGNRCFDQRVPEETNRKIVDHVSDINLTYSDIAREYLLREGLPADRIIKTGSPMFEVLNHYLPSIESSNVLTRLGLEEGKFFVVSSHREENINSEKNFHGLMNSLNLIAEKYDYPIIVSTHPRTRNMIDKKKIQMHRNVQFLKPLGFNDYNALQMRSCAVLSDSGTISEESSILNFRALNIRDAHERPEAMEEASVMMVGLNPERIIQGLTQLQYQKIGKERNFRSVADYSMPNVSEKMVRIILSYTDYIKRTVWQN encoded by the coding sequence ATGAAAGCACAATTAAAAGTAATGACCGTTGTAGGCACTCGTCCAGAAATCATCAGATTATCCCGAGTAATGGCGGCTTTAGATCATTCAGCAGCAATAGAACATATAATAGTTCATACAGGACAAAATTATGATTACGAATTAAATCAAATCTTTTTTGATGATTTAGGCATTCGCAAACCAGACTTTTTTCTTGATGCAGCTGGTAAAACCGCTACGGAAACAGTAGGCCAAATTTTAATAAAAATCGATCCATTATTAGAATCGCAACAGCCCGATGCGTTCTTAGTGTTAGGGGATACTAACAGTTGTTTATGTGCCATTCCCGCAAAAAAACGTCATATTCCAATTTTTCACATGGAAGCAGGAAACCGATGTTTTGACCAAAGAGTACCTGAAGAAACCAATCGTAAAATAGTAGACCACGTATCCGATATTAATTTGACTTACAGCGACATTGCTCGAGAATATTTATTACGTGAAGGTTTGCCTGCCGATAGAATTATTAAAACAGGTTCGCCGATGTTTGAGGTGTTGAATCATTATTTGCCATCCATTGAATCTTCAAATGTTTTAACAAGATTAGGATTAGAAGAAGGAAAATTCTTTGTGGTTTCGTCACATAGAGAAGAAAATATCAATAGCGAAAAAAACTTTCACGGTTTGATGAACAGTTTGAACTTGATTGCTGAAAAATACGATTATCCGATTATTGTAAGTACACATCCAAGAACACGCAATATGATTGATAAAAAAAAAATTCAAATGCATAGAAATGTACAATTTTTAAAACCATTAGGCTTTAATGATTACAATGCCTTGCAAATGCGTTCCTGTGCCGTTTTATCAGATTCAGGAACCATTTCTGAAGAATCTTCAATATTAAATTTTAGAGCCTTAAATATTAGAGATGCACATGAACGTCCAGAGGCAATGGAAGAAGCATCAGTTATGATGGTTGGTTTAAATCCTGAACGCATTATACAAGGATTAACACAATTGCAATATCAAAAAATTGGTAAAGAAAGAAATTTTCGCTCTGTAGCCGATTATTCCATGCCAAATGTTTCCGAGAAAATGGTTAGAATTATATTAAGTTATACGGATTATATTAAGAGAACAGTTTGGCAAAATTAA
- a CDS encoding WxcM-like domain-containing protein has protein sequence MKPAVIKGNVYSDFRGSLYYNNEFDASPVKRVYFIQNKDSETVRAWQGHRIEQRWFSAVEGGFEIKLIEVDDWESPSKDLIVHTFILNAAQLDVLHIPQGYISSIQSLDSESKLLVMADYLLGEIKDEYRFDADYFKI, from the coding sequence ATGAAACCAGCAGTTATAAAAGGTAATGTTTATTCTGATTTCAGAGGTTCGCTCTATTACAATAACGAGTTTGATGCTTCGCCTGTAAAACGAGTTTATTTTATTCAAAATAAAGATTCCGAAACAGTTCGTGCCTGGCAAGGACATAGAATTGAACAACGATGGTTTTCGGCAGTAGAAGGAGGATTTGAAATAAAATTGATCGAGGTTGACGATTGGGAAAGCCCATCGAAGGATTTGATTGTTCATACCTTTATATTGAATGCTGCCCAGCTAGATGTTTTGCATATACCACAAGGATACATAAGCAGTATCCAGTCCCTAGATTCAGAATCGAAATTATTAGTTATGGCGGATTATTTGTTGGGAGAAATTAAAGACGAGTACCGTTTTGATGCGGATTATTTTAAAATATAA
- a CDS encoding glycosyltransferase family 4 protein, whose product MKIVFSSNLAWSIYNFRLPLLKSLQNDGHIIYAVANNDKYVSNLENENFIFENININNNSKNPIKDIFLIYKYYILYKKIKPDIICHNAIKPNIYGTLAAKFLNIPVVNNISGLGTLFIKKSFSTRIAKLLYKFSQKNADKIFFQNRDDLNEFIKNKLINEKKCEVISGSGVDTKKFIPKKKVNNLKFKFIFIGRLIFDKGILEFIEALKILNLEYKNFEGLILGPIYKLNHTAVSEKVLNEWINDGIVKYLGETENVLPYIQDADCLVLPSYREGLSKVLIEASSVAIPIITTDVPGCRDVVVDGVTGLLCKVKDSKSLAEKMKLLLNMNVEKRLEMGIEARKRAIDVFDQNIIIDKYKRAIYEIVSI is encoded by the coding sequence ATGAAAATTGTTTTTTCTTCGAATTTAGCATGGAGTATTTACAACTTCAGACTACCCCTCTTAAAATCCCTTCAAAATGATGGTCATATTATTTATGCCGTTGCAAATAATGATAAATATGTTTCTAATTTAGAAAATGAGAATTTTATTTTTGAGAACATTAATATAAATAATAATAGTAAAAATCCAATTAAAGATATTTTTCTAATTTATAAATATTATATTTTATATAAAAAAATCAAACCTGATATAATTTGTCACAATGCAATTAAACCTAATATCTACGGTACTTTAGCAGCAAAGTTTCTAAATATACCTGTTGTGAATAACATTTCAGGGCTAGGTACCCTATTTATAAAGAAAAGTTTTTCAACTAGAATAGCTAAATTACTTTATAAATTTTCTCAGAAAAATGCAGACAAAATTTTTTTTCAAAATAGAGATGACCTTAACGAGTTTATTAAAAATAAATTAATAAATGAAAAGAAATGTGAAGTTATAAGTGGGTCAGGAGTCGATACAAAAAAATTTATACCTAAGAAAAAAGTCAATAATTTAAAATTTAAATTCATTTTTATAGGAAGATTAATCTTTGATAAAGGTATATTAGAATTTATAGAGGCATTAAAAATTTTAAACCTTGAGTATAAAAATTTTGAAGGTTTAATTTTAGGGCCAATTTACAAATTAAATCATACAGCAGTATCTGAAAAAGTTTTAAATGAATGGATTAATGATGGTATTGTAAAATATTTAGGGGAGACTGAAAATGTTTTGCCATACATTCAAGATGCAGATTGTTTAGTTTTGCCTTCTTATAGAGAAGGTCTTTCTAAAGTGTTAATTGAAGCCTCTAGTGTTGCAATACCTATTATAACAACAGATGTTCCCGGTTGTAGAGATGTTGTAGTAGATGGAGTCACAGGTTTACTTTGTAAAGTAAAAGATAGCAAAAGTTTAGCTGAAAAGATGAAATTATTATTAAATATGAATGTTGAAAAAAGATTAGAAATGGGAATTGAAGCGAGAAAAAGAGCTATTGATGTTTTTGATCAAAATATTATTATAGATAAATATAAAAGAGCTATTTATGAAATTGTTTCAATATGA
- a CDS encoding NAD-dependent epimerase/dehydratase family protein codes for MLKVGITGQKGFVGTHLFNTLGLQPEVFERISFERSFFDDEAKLDSFVSKCDVIVHLAALNRHNEQEVIYKTNLHLVKLLLASLERTNSKAHVLISSSLQEERDNLYGKSKKEGRELLANWAKKTSAIFTGMIIPNVFGPFGHPYYNSVVATFSHQIANGETPKIEVDGQLKLIYVGELVSEIIKAIQDKINESKYTINHTSEAKVSELLALLQDYKTTYVDQGQIPTIASTFELNLFNTFRCYMDIKNHFPVKFTQHTDPRGTFVEVIRLGVGGQVSFSTTVPGITRGNHYHTRKIERFAVIKGKALIQLRKIGTDEVLDFYLDGAEPAYVDMPIWYTHNIKNIGEEVLYTNFWINEFYDSNDPDTYFENV; via the coding sequence ATGTTAAAAGTTGGAATTACGGGACAAAAAGGATTTGTAGGAACGCATTTATTTAATACGCTAGGGTTGCAACCCGAAGTTTTTGAACGAATCTCTTTTGAGCGTTCTTTTTTTGATGATGAGGCAAAATTAGATTCATTTGTTTCAAAATGTGATGTAATTGTGCATTTGGCTGCCTTAAATCGTCACAACGAGCAAGAAGTTATTTATAAAACGAACCTTCATTTAGTAAAACTGCTTCTTGCTTCTTTAGAACGCACCAATAGCAAAGCCCACGTATTGATTTCATCTTCTTTACAAGAAGAGCGAGACAATTTGTATGGAAAATCTAAAAAAGAAGGTCGTGAGTTATTAGCAAATTGGGCTAAAAAAACTAGTGCAATTTTTACAGGAATGATAATACCAAATGTTTTTGGACCTTTCGGACATCCGTATTACAACTCAGTTGTGGCTACTTTTTCGCACCAAATTGCGAATGGAGAAACTCCAAAAATTGAAGTAGACGGTCAATTAAAGCTCATTTATGTAGGAGAATTAGTTTCAGAAATCATCAAAGCGATTCAAGACAAAATTAATGAATCAAAATATACCATAAATCATACAAGCGAAGCCAAAGTTTCTGAATTATTAGCTTTGCTTCAAGATTACAAAACAACTTATGTAGACCAAGGACAAATACCCACAATAGCATCTACTTTCGAGCTGAATTTATTCAATACATTTCGATGTTATATGGATATCAAAAATCATTTCCCAGTAAAATTTACACAACATACAGATCCAAGAGGTACGTTTGTAGAGGTAATTCGTTTAGGAGTTGGTGGACAAGTATCTTTTTCAACCACAGTTCCAGGAATTACAAGAGGAAACCATTATCATACAAGAAAAATAGAACGCTTTGCAGTTATTAAAGGAAAAGCCTTAATCCAGTTGCGAAAAATTGGAACGGATGAAGTTTTGGATTTTTATTTGGACGGTGCGGAACCTGCTTATGTAGATATGCCCATTTGGTACACCCATAATATAAAAAATATTGGCGAAGAAGTTTTATATACCAATTTTTGGATTAATGAGTTTTATGACTCCAATGATCCAGATACTTATTTTGAAAATGTGTAG
- a CDS encoding polysaccharide biosynthesis protein, which yields MFKNKTLLITGGTGSFGTAVLHRFLNSQLFSEIRIFSRDEKKQDDMRNLYKTDKIKYYIGDVRDYDSVEPATRGVDYVFHAAALKQVPSCEFFPMQAVKTNVEGTQNVIRAAASNGVKKVICLSTDKAAYPINAMGISKAMMEKVAVAEARNLKNTVVCLTRYGNVMASRGSVIPLFLNQIQKGEPITITDPKMSRFFMSLDDAVDLVLFAFENANPGDLFVNKAPAGTIGDLAQALIELTGKEVPIKIIGTRHGEKLYETLCTREEMLKAEDMGNFYRVPADNRDLNYAAYFSEGEEEIAQIEDYHSHNSDQQDVEGLKKLISTLPLIRKEIFGENVTQLLV from the coding sequence ATGTTTAAAAACAAAACATTATTAATAACAGGAGGAACAGGTTCTTTTGGAACAGCGGTATTACATCGATTTTTAAATTCACAGCTTTTTAGTGAAATACGTATTTTTTCGCGTGATGAAAAAAAACAAGATGATATGCGGAACTTATATAAAACCGATAAAATAAAATATTATATTGGCGATGTTAGAGATTATGATTCCGTAGAACCAGCAACCCGTGGGGTAGATTATGTATTTCATGCAGCTGCTTTAAAGCAAGTGCCCTCTTGCGAATTTTTCCCAATGCAAGCTGTTAAAACAAATGTCGAAGGAACCCAAAATGTCATTCGTGCTGCGGCAAGTAATGGTGTTAAAAAAGTAATTTGTTTATCAACCGATAAAGCTGCCTATCCAATCAATGCGATGGGAATTTCAAAAGCAATGATGGAAAAAGTAGCTGTAGCTGAAGCTAGAAATTTAAAAAATACTGTTGTTTGTCTCACTCGTTATGGAAATGTAATGGCATCTCGGGGTTCAGTAATTCCTTTATTTTTAAATCAAATTCAAAAAGGGGAACCTATAACCATTACAGACCCAAAAATGTCTCGCTTTTTCATGTCACTTGATGATGCGGTAGATTTAGTACTTTTTGCTTTTGAAAATGCCAATCCGGGTGATTTATTTGTCAACAAAGCACCAGCGGGTACCATTGGTGATTTAGCGCAAGCTTTAATTGAGTTGACTGGTAAAGAGGTGCCGATAAAAATTATTGGAACCCGACATGGTGAAAAATTGTACGAAACCTTATGTACACGTGAAGAAATGTTGAAAGCTGAAGATATGGGCAATTTTTATAGAGTTCCAGCAGATAATCGAGACTTGAATTATGCCGCGTATTTTTCTGAAGGAGAGGAAGAAATTGCTCAAATTGAAGATTATCATTCACATAATTCTGACCAACAAGATGTTGAAGGCTTGAAGAAATTGATTTCAACACTTCCTTTAATTAGAAAAGAAATTTTCGGTGAAAATGTCACTCAATTATTAGTATAA
- a CDS encoding glycosyltransferase: MDIILSNNFILNRKIILYVGGFILPDRNAAAQRVVSNAKAIREVGFDVVFLGKSYESVKKIDKQEAKEFQGFKIYEETYPKGLSSWIYHLTSIRNVKKLIEKLGSKNIHSIIAYNYPSFALQRLLNYTKSKDINIVSDCTEWALDLNNFSLRSILKYVDTFYRMKHIHNKLDGLIAISRFLFDYYNSKMENVIFLPPLVDCKDKKWGNLINAKELEIVYAGSPGNGNKDKLDSIIDVLSIVKNRLNRKFQLIIIGISYDQFKTNFKSYKIPENIKDDIIFLGRVPHLEAVCRVQKACFSIFLREDNIINKAGFPTKFVEAITSGTPVITNDSSNLSEYFVNENYGRIINLNNQINFEETLFEVLSFPFERINKMKEKCFNDKKFHYENYIFEIQKLLNSLH; encoded by the coding sequence ATGGATATAATCCTTTCTAATAATTTTATTTTGAATAGAAAAATAATTTTATATGTTGGTGGGTTTATTTTACCAGATAGAAATGCTGCAGCTCAACGCGTTGTTTCTAATGCAAAAGCAATTAGAGAAGTTGGTTTCGATGTTGTTTTTTTAGGTAAATCTTATGAATCTGTTAAAAAAATTGATAAGCAAGAAGCCAAAGAGTTTCAAGGTTTTAAGATATATGAAGAAACTTATCCTAAAGGATTAAGTAGTTGGATTTATCATTTAACTTCAATCCGGAATGTTAAAAAACTAATTGAAAAATTAGGTTCAAAAAATATACATTCAATAATTGCTTATAATTATCCATCTTTTGCACTTCAAAGATTATTGAATTACACCAAAAGTAAAGATATAAATATAGTTAGTGATTGTACAGAGTGGGCATTAGACTTGAATAATTTTTCACTTCGATCCATATTAAAATATGTTGATACTTTTTATAGAATGAAACATATACATAATAAATTGGATGGTTTAATAGCAATTAGTAGGTTTTTATTTGATTATTATAATTCTAAGATGGAGAATGTGATTTTTCTACCTCCACTTGTGGATTGTAAAGATAAAAAATGGGGTAATTTAATAAATGCTAAAGAATTAGAAATAGTCTATGCAGGATCACCAGGTAATGGTAATAAAGATAAATTAGACAGCATTATTGATGTTCTTTCTATTGTCAAAAATCGGTTGAATAGAAAGTTTCAATTAATAATAATTGGTATTTCTTATGATCAGTTTAAGACAAACTTTAAATCTTATAAAATTCCCGAAAATATTAAAGATGATATTATTTTTCTTGGAAGAGTACCCCATTTAGAAGCAGTTTGTAGAGTCCAAAAAGCTTGTTTTTCAATTTTTTTAAGGGAAGATAATATAATAAATAAAGCTGGATTTCCTACAAAGTTTGTAGAGGCAATAACTAGCGGTACACCAGTTATAACGAATGATTCAAGTAATTTATCAGAGTACTTTGTTAATGAAAATTATGGTAGAATAATAAATTTAAATAATCAAATTAATTTTGAAGAAACTTTATTTGAGGTTTTATCTTTTCCTTTTGAAAGAATAAATAAAATGAAAGAAAAGTGTTTTAATGATAAAAAATTTCATTACGAAAATTATATTTTTGAGATTCAGAAATTATTAAATAGTTTACATTAA
- a CDS encoding acyltransferase: protein MNFYYTLERICSKIFMKTFGGIYAMISHVGYARWIGVNMGEKIQIYGNPSKMFGSEPWLITLGNNVHITTDVLFITHDGGTLLFRDKVPNLEITAPIVVSDNVYIGVRSVILPGVTIGENSIIAAGSIVTKDVPSKVIVGGVPAKVIKTTEEYFEQIQKNSIHLGHLKGKFKDRELKKYFNYKK from the coding sequence ATGAATTTTTATTACACTTTAGAGAGAATTTGTTCTAAGATATTTATGAAAACATTTGGAGGTATCTACGCAATGATTAGCCATGTTGGGTATGCTAGATGGATTGGTGTAAACATGGGTGAAAAAATCCAAATCTACGGAAATCCAAGCAAAATGTTTGGTAGTGAACCTTGGCTTATTACTTTAGGTAATAATGTTCATATAACCACTGATGTGTTATTCATAACCCATGATGGAGGTACATTATTGTTCAGAGACAAAGTACCTAATCTTGAAATTACAGCCCCAATAGTGGTTTCAGATAATGTTTATATCGGAGTAAGAAGTGTTATTTTACCTGGTGTAACTATTGGCGAAAACTCCATCATAGCTGCAGGTTCAATTGTAACAAAAGATGTGCCATCAAAGGTAATTGTAGGAGGTGTTCCTGCAAAAGTAATTAAGACAACAGAAGAATATTTTGAACAAATTCAAAAGAATTCTATTCATTTAGGCCATTTAAAAGGGAAGTTTAAAGATAGAGAACTTAAAAAGTATTTCAATTATAAAAAGTGA
- a CDS encoding four helix bundle protein, protein MKSNDLLDRTFNFGVDVLKLIKTLPKDSEYSIIRHQLGKSATSVGANYEESQAGSSKADFKNKVRIALKEARESNYWLRIIIAIGETDNTELNRLTQESKEIKNILAAIINKMN, encoded by the coding sequence ATGAAGTCAAATGATTTATTGGATAGAACATTCAACTTTGGTGTGGATGTTTTAAAATTAATAAAAACTTTGCCGAAGGACTCTGAATATTCTATTATTAGACATCAATTGGGAAAATCGGCAACATCAGTTGGTGCGAATTATGAAGAATCTCAAGCTGGTTCTTCAAAAGCAGATTTTAAAAATAAGGTCCGAATTGCATTGAAAGAAGCTCGAGAATCTAATTATTGGTTGAGAATCATAATCGCTATTGGAGAAACAGATAATACTGAATTGAATCGTTTAACACAAGAAAGTAAAGAAATTAAAAATATATTAGCAGCAATAATAAACAAAATGAACTAA